In the Candidatus Electrothrix sp. GW3-4 genome, one interval contains:
- a CDS encoding chaperone NapD, which yields MNISGIVVRVSPDTSEAVQQRLAEFSGVEIHAVNNDEGSIVITLEDTPDNVPSDVMMDVQKTQGVLAASLIYNYCDEECV from the coding sequence ATGAATATTTCCGGCATTGTTGTCCGGGTCTCCCCTGATACTTCGGAAGCGGTCCAGCAACGTCTGGCAGAGTTTTCCGGTGTGGAGATCCATGCTGTGAACAACGACGAGGGCTCTATCGTTATTACCTTGGAAGACACGCCGGATAATGTGCCCTCCGATGTGATGATGGATGTGCAAAAAACGCAGGGTGTTCTTGCTGCGTCCCTTATCTATAACTATTGCGATGAAGAGTGCGTATAA
- the napF gene encoding ferredoxin-type protein NapF, with protein MSLASFFVNKCLEYLLQVDVERVDNCSEEQQNRVFPPWSSDPETFQTLCTGCAACVSSCAEELIISGENKLPIMDFSKGPCTFCGDCARSCTIGALSFSPNTPPWQLRVVVQQDCLLEKKVLCQLCQEQCEQEAIVFARGGQDDLLPQILPEQCNGCGACVAGCPVQAISLQYIENQSFKQSLNQSLPRGDA; from the coding sequence ATGAGTTTGGCCTCCTTTTTTGTAAATAAATGTCTTGAATACCTCCTGCAGGTAGATGTGGAAAGGGTGGATAACTGTTCAGAAGAACAGCAAAACAGAGTTTTTCCTCCCTGGTCATCTGATCCTGAGACCTTTCAGACCCTGTGTACTGGCTGCGCTGCATGTGTATCTTCCTGTGCCGAGGAGCTGATCATTTCGGGAGAAAATAAGCTGCCGATTATGGATTTTTCCAAAGGGCCATGCACCTTCTGCGGGGACTGCGCCCGCAGCTGTACAATTGGTGCCCTCTCCTTTTCCCCAAATACCCCTCCCTGGCAGCTCCGTGTTGTTGTTCAGCAGGATTGTCTGCTGGAGAAAAAGGTCCTCTGTCAGCTCTGTCAGGAACAATGTGAACAAGAGGCAATTGTTTTTGCCAGAGGAGGTCAGGACGACCTGCTTCCACAAATCCTGCCTGAACAATGCAATGGCTGTGGGGCCTGCGTTGCAGGCTGCCCTGTTCAGGCCATTTCACTCCAATATATCGAAAATCAGTCTTTCAAGCAATCTCTCAATCAATCTCTACCACGAGGTGACGCATGA
- a CDS encoding Crp/Fnr family transcriptional regulator, with product MLFQKLSDELINQLVNLARQKNYQKGETIFLEGWPVAGFYLVAQGQVKIFKSSPNGKEQIFYVLGPGEPFGLTPIFHNKTFPACASSMLPSTTLFFPRAEFLRMTNTHPPLALSMLAGLSQRLCKLSIKLGDLALKEVPQRLVAHLIYLSQKQGKTDRICLDMPKSQLACLLGTSPENLSRIFANMSRTGQIRVHGNMIEFLCYQKLLQDN from the coding sequence ATGCTTTTTCAGAAACTTTCTGATGAGCTGATTAACCAGCTGGTAAATCTGGCCCGGCAAAAAAACTATCAAAAAGGAGAGACCATTTTTCTGGAGGGCTGGCCGGTTGCTGGCTTTTATCTTGTCGCCCAGGGACAGGTGAAAATTTTCAAATCTTCACCAAACGGAAAAGAACAAATATTCTATGTCCTGGGCCCTGGAGAGCCCTTTGGACTGACCCCGATTTTTCATAACAAGACATTTCCCGCCTGTGCCTCAAGCATGCTTCCATCCACCACCCTTTTCTTTCCCAGAGCGGAATTTCTCCGCATGACAAACACCCATCCGCCCTTAGCGCTGTCCATGCTGGCCGGGCTGTCGCAGCGTCTGTGTAAACTCTCCATAAAACTAGGTGACCTCGCACTCAAAGAGGTGCCACAACGTCTGGTTGCGCACCTTATCTACCTTTCCCAAAAACAGGGAAAAACCGACCGAATATGCCTTGACATGCCCAAATCACAACTCGCCTGCCTGCTAGGTACCAGCCCGGAAAATCTCTCCAGAATCTTTGCCAATATGAGCCGTACTGGCCAAATCCGGGTACACGGCAACATGATTGAGTTCCTCTGCTACCAAAAACTTCTTCAGGACAACTAA
- a CDS encoding multiheme c-type cytochrome: protein MRVVLWTAALALAVGIQGGNVQAAQKSGLPSQLSEETKTCLQCHKDINRGMYQQWGSSKHFGANVGCYECHQADAGDKDAMQHNGFTVSIIVSPKDCAKCHEKEVKEFEGSHHSKAGQIMGSLDNLLAEVVEGNRGMKTESFPDGISAAAVNGCWQCHGSKVKIMKDGRLDPATWPNSGIGRINPDGSTGSCAACHQRHDFSAAQARNPENCGKCHMGPDHPQLEVYNESKHGIAFRANKDKMNLDSPKWIAGEDYSAAPTCATCHMSATKDLDITHNVGLRIKWNNRPPISKLSHTTDKRWKLESANYTADQRRKDMQKVCISCHNKNFTDNFFVQYEALIDLYHEKFAKPGMELYNKATELLKVLKGKEYAKFAQLIDYTWFEIWHHEGRRARHGAAMMAPDYTHWHGTYEVAKHWYGKYIPELEELIETAKHSGNKEAEKLGGELATMLEDVKKNENHKWSIGQENEADKKLRLERKKEYDAGYAN from the coding sequence ATGAGAGTGGTATTGTGGACGGCTGCCTTGGCGCTGGCAGTCGGAATACAAGGTGGGAACGTGCAGGCCGCGCAGAAAAGCGGGCTGCCCAGCCAATTGTCAGAGGAAACCAAAACATGTTTGCAATGTCATAAAGACATTAACCGGGGCATGTATCAACAATGGGGATCCAGTAAACATTTCGGCGCCAATGTGGGCTGTTACGAATGTCATCAGGCCGACGCTGGGGACAAAGATGCTATGCAGCATAACGGCTTCACTGTTTCCATTATTGTTTCACCCAAGGATTGTGCCAAATGTCATGAAAAAGAGGTCAAGGAATTTGAGGGATCACATCATTCCAAGGCCGGACAGATCATGGGTTCCCTGGACAACCTGCTTGCTGAGGTTGTTGAAGGCAACCGTGGCATGAAGACCGAAAGTTTCCCGGACGGAATTTCAGCGGCAGCGGTCAACGGTTGCTGGCAATGTCACGGATCCAAGGTTAAGATAATGAAGGATGGTCGGCTGGATCCGGCCACTTGGCCGAACAGCGGCATTGGACGCATCAATCCTGACGGGAGCACAGGAAGTTGCGCAGCATGCCATCAACGCCATGATTTCTCTGCGGCCCAGGCCAGAAATCCTGAGAACTGCGGTAAATGTCATATGGGACCCGATCATCCGCAGCTTGAGGTCTATAATGAATCCAAGCACGGTATTGCTTTCCGGGCCAATAAGGACAAGATGAATCTCGATTCTCCGAAATGGATAGCCGGTGAAGATTACTCTGCTGCCCCGACCTGCGCCACCTGTCATATGTCCGCGACCAAAGATCTGGATATCACCCATAACGTCGGCCTCCGCATCAAGTGGAACAACCGACCGCCGATCTCCAAGCTGTCGCATACCACTGACAAACGCTGGAAGCTGGAATCTGCCAACTACACTGCTGATCAACGCCGGAAAGACATGCAAAAAGTCTGTATCTCATGTCACAATAAAAACTTTACAGATAACTTCTTTGTCCAGTATGAAGCTCTGATTGACCTCTATCACGAGAAATTCGCCAAACCCGGCATGGAACTGTACAACAAAGCAACAGAACTGCTCAAGGTCCTCAAAGGTAAAGAGTATGCCAAGTTTGCTCAGCTCATTGATTACACTTGGTTTGAGATCTGGCATCATGAAGGTCGTCGCGCACGTCACGGTGCGGCCATGATGGCACCGGACTACACCCATTGGCACGGCACCTATGAAGTTGCCAAGCACTGGTACGGCAAGTACATCCCGGAACTCGAAGAACTCATTGAAACGGCCAAGCACAGCGGCAATAAAGAAGCTGAGAAATTGGGTGGTGAGCTTGCAACGATGCTCGAAGATGTGAAGAAGAACGAGAACCATAAATGGTCCATCGGGCAGGAAAACGAAGCTGACAAGAAATTACGGCTTGAGCGTAAGAAAGAATACGACGCTGGCTACGCCAACTAA
- a CDS encoding TetR/AcrR family transcriptional regulator, which produces MGRGQKVAYRQLRVTVIEVATATVREHGSSSLTVRKIAQKIGCAVGTIYNVFSSLDEIILRVNGVTLSELKSRLLADTRQDDDAVTGLIRLGQSYVVFCRENYNLWSLVLEHKLAPGNTLPEWHQQQIDELFLLVARMVVPLVEDDTERAERAARVLWAGLHGICALAVSGKLDIIHAESAEVLAESLVRNYVRGLRTEDV; this is translated from the coding sequence ATGGGACGTGGACAAAAAGTGGCATACCGACAATTGCGGGTCACTGTCATTGAAGTTGCGACTGCAACAGTGAGAGAGCATGGTTCATCCTCTTTAACGGTCAGAAAAATCGCCCAGAAGATTGGCTGTGCCGTTGGTACAATATATAACGTCTTCAGCAGTCTTGATGAAATTATCCTGAGGGTGAATGGTGTGACCCTGAGTGAATTAAAATCCCGGCTCCTGGCGGACACCAGGCAGGATGATGATGCGGTCACCGGCCTCATACGACTGGGCCAGTCCTATGTCGTCTTCTGTCGGGAAAACTATAATCTGTGGTCGTTGGTGCTGGAGCATAAATTGGCACCGGGGAACACCCTGCCGGAGTGGCATCAGCAACAGATTGATGAGCTCTTTTTGTTGGTCGCTCGAATGGTTGTCCCCTTAGTGGAGGATGACACTGAAAGGGCAGAGCGGGCAGCGCGAGTGCTTTGGGCGGGACTGCATGGGATATGCGCCCTTGCGGTGAGCGGTAAGCTGGATATTATCCATGCGGAATCCGCAGAGGTGCTGGCCGAATCCTTGGTGCGCAATTATGTCCGGGGGCTGAGGACAGAGGATGTATAA
- a CDS encoding VIT domain-containing protein: MKRINQLVANVLLYCLFPLLGAGSAQAAGLLTPSDHSLPALEIKDHRVQVVIEDGYAITTVEQVFHNPHAQDLEAMYSFPVPEKAAVAEFTLWIDNKPVHGEVLEKDKARTIYEEQKAAGEDAGLTEKDSYKTFDIMVSPVRAGQDTRIRIGYIQPVKVDSSMGRYVYPLEEGGVDDAKLSFWTANEKVTHTFRFDLILRPGYPVDGIRLPNHPTATIEHKGDSYHVHLGNSSGPPLQRRSLIRKTGKETRQRARKLDRRLPRQQACNNRVQPLLWTGILWSTIATRKTCPVQSTWSPISRNRERQVPLCSRSLRPWISNPSPRAGTGFLSWIFRDP, translated from the coding sequence ATGAAACGCATCAATCAACTCGTTGCCAACGTCCTGCTCTACTGCCTGTTCCCCTTGCTCGGAGCTGGATCTGCTCAAGCAGCCGGTCTGCTCACCCCAAGCGACCATAGCCTGCCAGCCCTGGAAATCAAGGATCACCGCGTGCAAGTGGTTATTGAGGACGGCTACGCCATCACCACGGTGGAACAGGTCTTTCATAATCCGCATGCACAGGATCTTGAGGCGATGTATTCCTTTCCAGTACCGGAAAAGGCTGCGGTTGCAGAGTTCACCCTGTGGATCGACAATAAGCCGGTACACGGTGAAGTGCTGGAAAAGGACAAGGCCAGAACGATCTATGAAGAACAGAAGGCTGCCGGAGAGGACGCCGGGCTGACCGAAAAAGACAGTTACAAGACCTTTGACATCATGGTGTCGCCGGTGCGGGCGGGACAGGACACCCGAATCCGGATCGGCTATATCCAGCCGGTCAAGGTGGACAGTTCTATGGGACGTTATGTCTATCCCTTGGAGGAAGGCGGGGTGGATGACGCCAAGCTCTCCTTCTGGACAGCCAATGAAAAGGTTACCCATACCTTCCGTTTTGATCTGATCCTGCGGCCCGGCTATCCGGTGGACGGGATACGCCTGCCCAACCACCCTACAGCCACCATTGAACACAAGGGAGACAGCTACCATGTCCATCTCGGCAACAGCAGCGGTCCCCCTCTCCAGAGGCGATCGTTGATACGGAAAACAGGAAAGGAAACACGGCAGCGCGCCCGGAAACTGGACAGAAGATTGCCCAGACAACAAGCCTGCAACAACCGGGTGCAGCCTTTACTCTGGACAGGGATATTGTGGTCTACTATCGCCACGCGGAAAACCTGCCCGGTGCAGTCGACCTGGTCACCTATAAGCCGGAACAGGGAAAGACAGGTACCTTTATGCTCACGCTCACTCCGGCCATGGATCTCAAACCCATCACCGAGGGCCGGGACTGGCTTTTTATCCTGGATATTTCGGGATCCATGA
- a CDS encoding VWA domain-containing protein, which yields MSGKYHTLAEGVSRALQKMAPDERFRIILFNDSAAELTQGYTPATPENVQQYIDKVGKIGPHGSTNVYDGLYKGLKGLDSDRTSAVLLVTDGVANVGVTKQKDFIKLIRSYDVRLFTFIMGNSANLPLLTAITDASNGFAMTVSNSDDIVGSILLAQSKVTHEALHGAKLTIKGIKTFDLLPEKIGSLYRGQQLIMFGHYSRGGQAKVTLSGKISGEEKIYQSEFIFPETSSANPELERLWAYASIEQLSREMEDFGEDADMKQAITDLGVQYGLVTDYTSMIVVRDGVFKKLGIERRNTKRLQREFAAQKERAAKPLVQRRADTARPMFKSKRPTTRRSGGGSFDLISLLVLLPLVWIGRRKKQA from the coding sequence ATGAGTGGCAAGTATCACACCCTGGCAGAAGGCGTCAGCCGGGCTTTGCAAAAGATGGCCCCTGATGAGCGATTCCGAATAATCCTGTTCAATGATTCCGCTGCTGAACTGACCCAAGGCTATACCCCGGCCACCCCGGAGAACGTGCAGCAATATATCGACAAGGTCGGGAAGATCGGGCCTCATGGGAGTACCAATGTCTACGACGGCCTGTACAAGGGCTTGAAGGGTCTGGACAGCGACCGAACCAGCGCGGTCCTCCTGGTGACCGATGGGGTGGCCAATGTGGGGGTTACCAAACAAAAGGACTTTATCAAACTGATCCGCAGCTATGATGTACGCCTCTTCACCTTTATCATGGGCAACAGTGCCAACCTCCCCCTGCTCACCGCCATCACCGATGCCTCCAACGGTTTTGCCATGACGGTTTCCAACAGCGACGACATTGTCGGCTCCATCCTGCTGGCCCAATCCAAGGTCACCCATGAGGCCCTGCACGGGGCAAAACTTACAATCAAAGGCATCAAGACCTTTGACCTGCTGCCGGAGAAAATCGGCAGCCTCTATCGCGGGCAGCAGCTGATCATGTTCGGTCATTACAGCAGGGGCGGCCAAGCGAAAGTCACCCTGAGCGGCAAGATCTCTGGTGAAGAAAAGATTTACCAGAGCGAGTTTATCTTCCCGGAGACCTCCTCAGCAAACCCTGAACTGGAACGACTCTGGGCCTATGCCAGCATTGAGCAGCTCAGCCGGGAGATGGAAGATTTCGGCGAAGATGCCGATATGAAACAGGCGATAACCGATCTGGGCGTTCAGTACGGCCTGGTCACCGATTACACCTCTATGATTGTGGTACGGGACGGGGTGTTCAAGAAACTCGGTATCGAACGGAGAAACACCAAGCGGTTACAACGGGAATTCGCTGCCCAGAAGGAACGGGCTGCCAAACCACTTGTACAACGTCGGGCTGATACGGCACGCCCCATGTTTAAGAGCAAGCGGCCCACCACGCGCCGTTCTGGTGGTGGAAGCTTTGACCTGATCTCTTTGCTTGTGCTCTTACCCTTGGTCTGGATCGGGCGCAGAAAAAAACAGGCCTAA
- the rrtA gene encoding rhombosortase yields the protein MTLFRNNDKHANHRQTPWFTATLCLITLLFFSIYGKAPAALIYDRTAIAHGEVWRLLTGHYTHCDLPHLLWNLLPLALIGGLLEQRIGWQRFARATIVSCLGVSSWLWFARTDMLLYCGLSGMLNGLLIVLLVRLWQETRNRALPLIGMVVIAKVLLETARQEAIFTHLSWAGLPEAHGAGLIAGIFFLMLTHGEKKRAFPHSWGAAGE from the coding sequence ATGACTCTGTTCAGGAACAACGATAAGCACGCAAATCACCGACAAACACCTTGGTTCACCGCTACCCTCTGCCTTATCACCTTGCTCTTCTTCTCAATCTACGGCAAGGCACCGGCAGCCCTGATTTATGATCGCACCGCCATTGCCCATGGAGAGGTCTGGCGCCTGCTCACGGGTCATTACACCCATTGCGATCTGCCCCATCTACTCTGGAACCTGCTCCCGCTGGCGCTTATCGGGGGCCTGCTGGAACAACGAATCGGCTGGCAGCGCTTTGCCAGAGCAACCATTGTCAGCTGCCTGGGGGTCAGCAGCTGGTTATGGTTTGCCCGGACCGACATGCTCCTCTACTGCGGCCTGTCCGGGATGCTCAACGGCCTACTGATCGTGCTGCTGGTCAGGCTTTGGCAGGAGACCAGGAACAGGGCACTCCCGCTCATCGGGATGGTCGTCATTGCAAAGGTCCTCCTTGAAACGGCAAGGCAGGAGGCGATCTTCACCCATCTGAGTTGGGCTGGCCTGCCTGAAGCGCACGGGGCCGGGCTGATCGCCGGAATTTTTTTCCTTATGCTCACACATGGGGAGAAAAAAAGAGCGTTCCCCCACAGCTGGGGGGCAGCGGGAGAATGA
- a CDS encoding virulence protein RhuM/Fic/DOC family protein, giving the protein MTFEQGEVIVYQTGDGQAAVDVQLRDETVWLTLNQVAELFGRDKSVISRHLRNIFQSEELERSAVVAKNATTAADGKTYQVDYYNLDAILSVGYRVNSKRGTQFRIWATSVLKQHLVQGYTLHQQRLVEKGGAEVRQVLDLLSETLENHALVSDDGRTILSLVRNYARTWQLLWQYDEDALPLPDRSEGTSKRTSKKVPGLEEVREAVPSLRQELMVRGEATYIFGQERGQGLAGILGAVGQSFAGQDLYPSIEEKAAHLLYFVIKDHPFIDGNKRIGSFLFLLFLQSNQHRVIPDDKALVALTLLIASSAPEQKDLLIRLVVNVISDIQAGA; this is encoded by the coding sequence ATGACCTTTGAGCAGGGAGAAGTTATTGTCTATCAGACCGGTGATGGTCAGGCTGCTGTGGACGTGCAGCTGAGGGATGAAACCGTCTGGCTGACCTTGAACCAGGTCGCTGAGCTTTTTGGAAGGGATAAATCGGTAATATCTCGGCATCTTCGCAATATTTTTCAGTCCGAGGAACTGGAGCGTTCAGCAGTTGTTGCAAAAAATGCAACAACTGCCGCAGATGGCAAAACCTATCAGGTTGATTATTATAACCTTGACGCTATTCTTTCTGTTGGCTACCGGGTTAATTCCAAGCGCGGTACCCAGTTTCGGATCTGGGCGACCAGCGTGCTCAAACAGCATCTGGTCCAGGGATACACCCTGCATCAGCAGCGGCTGGTGGAAAAAGGGGGGGCCGAGGTCAGGCAGGTACTGGATTTGTTGAGTGAGACCCTGGAGAATCACGCGTTAGTCAGTGATGACGGCAGGACCATCCTTTCTTTGGTGCGAAACTATGCCCGCACCTGGCAACTGCTCTGGCAGTATGATGAAGATGCCTTACCTCTGCCCGATAGGTCAGAGGGGACAAGTAAGAGGACAAGCAAGAAGGTGCCAGGATTGGAGGAGGTACGGGAAGCCGTGCCCTCCTTGCGTCAGGAACTGATGGTACGTGGGGAGGCCACGTATATCTTTGGTCAGGAACGTGGACAGGGCCTGGCCGGAATCCTCGGTGCTGTGGGACAGAGCTTTGCTGGCCAGGATCTCTATCCCAGCATTGAAGAAAAAGCCGCTCATCTGCTCTATTTTGTCATCAAGGATCACCCCTTTATTGATGGCAATAAACGCATCGGCTCCTTTCTTTTTCTCCTGTTTTTACAGAGCAACCAGCACCGGGTAATCCCAGATGATAAGGCCCTGGTGGCCCTGACCCTGCTCATTGCCTCCAGCGCCCCGGAACAAAAAGATCTGCTTATTCGGCTTGTTGTAAATGTAATCAGCGATATCCAGGCGGGAGCATGA
- a CDS encoding Hsp20/alpha crystallin family protein, translating to MSLSIWDPFREMEALLDRYSKSPGKLSGGNGKPEGGGWMPVVDIEETDGAFIVHAELPGVAKDDVQVNIENGVLTIKGEKKTRSEDTKRHRVECVYGSFLRSFTLPQDVDVEQVEAAYKNGILDLTIPKQEQAKPKQIEVKVQ from the coding sequence ATGAGTTTATCAATATGGGATCCCTTTCGGGAAATGGAAGCGTTATTGGACAGGTACAGCAAATCACCAGGAAAACTATCAGGAGGAAACGGAAAACCTGAGGGCGGAGGCTGGATGCCAGTGGTCGATATTGAGGAAACAGATGGCGCCTTTATCGTCCATGCCGAATTACCAGGCGTTGCAAAAGATGATGTCCAGGTCAATATCGAGAACGGCGTCCTGACCATCAAGGGGGAGAAAAAAACCAGATCCGAGGATACTAAACGCCATCGGGTTGAATGTGTTTACGGCTCCTTTCTGCGCAGCTTCACCCTGCCCCAGGATGTGGATGTGGAACAGGTAGAGGCAGCCTATAAAAACGGCATCCTCGACCTGACCATTCCCAAACAGGAACAGGCCAAGCCGAAGCAGATTGAGGTCAAGGTCCAGTAA
- a CDS encoding TRAP transporter substrate-binding protein has product MKFFGKFTLIAALLITMTGHPAQAAKRVKWKLAETWPSTLTPLASPPVQVARMVEEMSGGKFTIRVEGKEKHKAPLAVLDMVKGGQYQMGHSGSYYWKGKDINTIFFTTVPFGMTTAEQYAWFYYGDGMKYMQQVYDRFKVFCYPGGNTGVQMGGWFKKEIISLDDLKGLKMRIPGLAGEVFAKLGVNVTNIPAGELYTSLDRGTIDALEWVGPGMDIRMGFHKVAPYYYTGWHEPASEMQFLINKRAYKKLPPEYQAMLQTAIKAAAADMYYENYAESAEAWGKMKTEYPDIRVKTFPRPVLKAMKKATDEVLEGYAAEDALFKEILASQRAFMQKARQWTVISDYNYIKTSLELAQ; this is encoded by the coding sequence ATGAAATTTTTTGGAAAATTTACCCTTATAGCAGCGCTACTCATCACCATGACAGGTCATCCGGCCCAGGCCGCCAAGAGAGTGAAATGGAAACTGGCTGAAACCTGGCCTTCAACCCTGACCCCGCTGGCCTCGCCCCCTGTGCAGGTAGCCAGGATGGTTGAGGAGATGAGCGGCGGGAAATTCACTATTCGGGTGGAAGGAAAGGAAAAGCATAAGGCCCCGCTGGCAGTCCTGGATATGGTCAAGGGCGGGCAGTACCAGATGGGTCATAGCGGCTCCTATTACTGGAAGGGCAAGGATATTAACACGATCTTTTTCACCACTGTGCCTTTTGGTATGACTACGGCTGAGCAATATGCCTGGTTTTATTACGGGGACGGTATGAAGTACATGCAGCAGGTCTATGACCGCTTTAAGGTGTTTTGCTATCCTGGTGGAAATACCGGGGTGCAGATGGGAGGTTGGTTTAAAAAGGAGATCATTTCTCTGGATGATCTCAAGGGCCTCAAGATGCGGATTCCCGGCTTGGCTGGTGAGGTCTTTGCCAAGCTAGGCGTGAACGTGACCAATATTCCGGCGGGTGAGTTGTACACCTCCCTGGATCGCGGCACCATTGATGCCCTGGAGTGGGTAGGACCGGGCATGGATATCAGGATGGGCTTTCACAAGGTGGCCCCGTATTATTACACCGGTTGGCATGAGCCTGCCTCGGAGATGCAGTTTCTCATTAATAAACGGGCCTATAAAAAACTTCCGCCCGAGTACCAGGCCATGCTCCAGACAGCCATAAAGGCTGCTGCTGCTGATATGTATTATGAGAATTATGCGGAAAGTGCAGAGGCCTGGGGCAAGATGAAGACCGAGTATCCTGATATCCGGGTTAAGACCTTTCCCCGGCCCGTGCTCAAGGCCATGAAAAAGGCCACCGACGAGGTGTTGGAGGGCTATGCTGCGGAAGATGCCCTGTTTAAGGAGATCCTGGCCTCGCAACGGGCCTTTATGCAAAAGGCCCGGCAGTGGACGGTGATTTCAGACTATAATTATATCAAGACCTCTCTGGAACTGGCACAGTAG